The proteins below are encoded in one region of Maribacter aestuarii:
- a CDS encoding sigma-54-dependent transcriptional regulator codes for MSKILVIEDEAAIRRVLVKILSEENEAYALEEAEDGLKGLETIKNNDYDLVLCDIKMPKMDGVEVLEAARKIKPEIPFIMISGHGDLDTAVNTMRLGAFDYISKPPDLNRLLTTVRNALDRKELVVENKILKKKVSKTYEMVGESSEIMAIQDMIEKVAPTDARVLITGSNGTGKELVAHWIHEKSQRSSGPFIEVNCAAIPSELIESELFGHVKGAFTSAVKDRAGKFEAANKGTIFLDEIGDMSLSAQAKVLRALQESKISRVGTDKDIKVDVRVIAATNKDLKKEIEEGKFREDLYHRLAVILIQVPALNDRRDDIPLLINHFSKKVTEEQGIAPKQFSQKAIELLKAYDWTGNIRELRNVVERLIILGGKEVSEDDVKLFASK; via the coding sequence ATGTCAAAGATTTTGGTAATTGAGGATGAAGCGGCAATTAGAAGGGTATTGGTTAAAATTCTTTCTGAGGAAAACGAGGCCTATGCCTTGGAAGAGGCAGAGGATGGTCTAAAAGGTTTGGAGACTATAAAGAATAACGATTATGATTTGGTGCTATGTGATATAAAAATGCCAAAAATGGATGGTGTTGAAGTCCTAGAAGCCGCTAGAAAGATAAAACCGGAAATTCCATTCATTATGATTTCTGGTCATGGAGATTTAGACACAGCAGTAAATACGATGCGCTTAGGGGCTTTTGATTATATTTCCAAGCCACCAGATTTGAACCGTCTGCTAACCACTGTGCGTAACGCTCTTGATCGGAAAGAGCTTGTCGTAGAGAACAAAATATTAAAAAAGAAGGTTAGTAAAACTTATGAAATGGTTGGGGAGAGTAGCGAAATTATGGCTATTCAAGATATGATCGAAAAGGTGGCGCCTACCGATGCCAGGGTTCTCATAACAGGTTCCAACGGTACAGGAAAGGAACTTGTGGCGCATTGGATTCACGAGAAAAGTCAAAGAAGTAGTGGGCCATTCATAGAGGTGAACTGTGCCGCTATTCCGTCCGAACTAATTGAAAGCGAATTGTTTGGACATGTAAAAGGGGCATTTACATCAGCCGTGAAAGACCGTGCTGGTAAGTTTGAGGCTGCCAATAAAGGAACTATCTTTTTAGATGAAATAGGGGACATGAGTTTATCCGCTCAGGCAAAAGTGTTAAGGGCCCTACAGGAAAGCAAAATTTCCCGTGTTGGTACGGACAAGGACATCAAGGTAGATGTACGAGTAATCGCCGCAACAAATAAAGACTTGAAAAAGGAAATAGAGGAGGGTAAATTCCGTGAGGACTTATACCATAGGTTGGCTGTGATATTGATTCAGGTGCCAGCCTTGAACGATAGACGTGATGATATTCCCTTATTGATTAATCACTTTTCAAAGAAAGTGACGGAGGAACAAGGTATTGCTCCCAAACAATTTTCTCAAAAGGCTATAGAATTGCTTAAGGCCTATGATTGGACCGGAAATATTCGGGAATTGCGAAATGTGGTGGAAAGACTTATTATCCTTGGCGGAAAAGAAGTATCAGAAGATGATGTAAAACTTTTTGCCAGTAAATAG
- a CDS encoding DUF6268 family outer membrane beta-barrel protein produces MAQTPDVFRVEYMLMPRNDSGAKLSRIKLVANVPLKVKDSSNFVVGGEYNRLAYDLQRDDISLSAEGINYLHIVDLNLAYVYRYNRDWRFVGVLTPRLASTLTNPLENGDFSINATIGAFKDKQDVDKPMRLVLGIAYNSTVALRVPLPIVYYEKRFHPNWTYVVGVPKTGMKYHFKEKNIIQTEFILDGYFVNLQNSTVLPDAGFASSISSSAALVTFGYSYNITKVMSIYGFIGHTIFQVGVLRDEDRNDIFTLNEDPSLYFRTGFRIGL; encoded by the coding sequence ATGGCACAAACGCCTGATGTCTTTCGGGTAGAATACATGCTTATGCCCAGAAACGATTCTGGCGCGAAACTATCTCGAATAAAACTGGTTGCCAACGTTCCATTAAAGGTCAAGGATTCAAGTAATTTTGTAGTAGGCGGTGAGTACAATCGTTTGGCATATGATTTGCAAAGAGACGACATATCACTTAGCGCAGAAGGAATTAATTATCTCCACATTGTTGACTTAAATTTAGCCTATGTTTACAGGTACAATAGGGATTGGCGTTTTGTCGGAGTGCTAACTCCACGCTTAGCATCCACCCTCACTAACCCTTTAGAGAATGGGGATTTTTCTATTAATGCAACTATTGGAGCGTTTAAAGACAAGCAGGATGTTGATAAACCTATGCGATTGGTTTTAGGTATTGCCTATAATTCTACTGTAGCATTGCGCGTACCATTACCCATCGTTTATTATGAAAAACGATTTCATCCAAATTGGACCTACGTTGTAGGTGTGCCAAAAACGGGAATGAAATACCATTTCAAGGAAAAAAATATTATACAAACGGAATTTATATTGGACGGGTATTTTGTTAACCTTCAAAACAGCACCGTTTTACCGGATGCGGGTTTTGCTTCGTCAATATCATCTTCGGCTGCATTGGTTACTTTTGGTTATTCCTACAATATAACCAAGGTAATGTCAATTTATGGTTTTATTGGTCATACGATTTTTCAGGTCGGAGTGTTAAGGGATGAGGATAGAAATGATATTTTTACATTGAATGAAGATCCTAGTCTTTATTTTAGGACGGGGTTTAGAATTGGACTTTAA
- a CDS encoding peptidylprolyl isomerase yields the protein MQEGIYAKFNTTKGEILVKLTHDKTPGTVGNFVALAEGDKENSSKSKGEPFYDGLEFHRVIPDFMIQGGCPLGTGTGDAGYKFDDEFHPDLKHDEPGVLSMANSGPGTNGSQFFITHTPTPWLDNKHTVFGHVASGQEVVDAIAQGDKIDSLEIVREGEEAKSWDALKAFKDFAASGEQRLAAAKAAQAAALDKVAAGFKVTDSGLRYKMIQQGDGAKAEKGKKVSVHYEGSLLDGQVFDSSYKRKAPIDFQLGVGQVIPGWDEGIGMLKVGDKARFVIPSDLAYGSAGAGGVIPPDATLIFDVELMGVG from the coding sequence ATGCAAGAAGGAATTTACGCAAAATTCAATACAACAAAAGGGGAGATATTGGTAAAACTAACCCATGATAAAACCCCGGGAACAGTAGGTAACTTTGTTGCTTTGGCGGAGGGTGACAAAGAGAATTCATCTAAGTCCAAAGGAGAACCTTTTTATGACGGATTAGAATTTCATAGGGTGATACCTGATTTTATGATTCAAGGAGGTTGTCCATTAGGAACAGGTACAGGCGACGCGGGCTATAAGTTTGACGATGAGTTCCATCCGGACCTAAAGCATGATGAACCTGGTGTACTTTCCATGGCCAATTCTGGTCCCGGTACTAATGGGAGCCAATTTTTCATTACCCATACACCCACGCCGTGGTTGGATAATAAACATACGGTTTTTGGTCATGTGGCCTCAGGACAAGAGGTGGTGGATGCCATTGCACAAGGCGATAAAATTGATTCTTTGGAAATAGTTAGGGAAGGTGAGGAGGCCAAGAGTTGGGATGCGCTCAAAGCTTTTAAGGACTTCGCTGCATCTGGTGAGCAGCGTTTGGCGGCTGCGAAGGCAGCGCAAGCGGCAGCATTGGATAAAGTAGCCGCAGGGTTTAAGGTTACGGATTCCGGTCTTAGATATAAAATGATACAGCAAGGAGATGGTGCAAAAGCCGAAAAGGGAAAGAAAGTTTCAGTGCATTACGAAGGTTCATTATTGGACGGACAGGTTTTTGACTCTTCCTATAAAAGAAAGGCGCCCATCGATTTTCAGCTGGGAGTAGGGCAGGTCATTCCTGGATGGGATGAAGGCATTGGAATGTTAAAGGTAGGCGACAAAGCGCGTTTTGTTATACCTAGCGACTTGGCGTACGGAAGCGCCGGGGCTGGAGGCGTAATACCTCCCGATGCCACCCTTATTTTTGATGTTGAATTAATGGGAGTCGGATAG
- a CDS encoding cold-shock protein, whose product MSKGTVKFFNDSKGYGFITEDGSNEDHFVHISGLIDEVREGDVVEFELQQGKKGLNAVNVKVVD is encoded by the coding sequence ATGAGTAAAGGAACAGTAAAATTCTTCAATGATTCCAAAGGATATGGTTTCATCACTGAAGATGGTTCAAACGAAGATCATTTTGTACACATTTCTGGCTTAATCGATGAAGTTCGAGAAGGTGATGTTGTGGAATTTGAACTACAACAAGGTAAAAAAGGATTAAACGCCGTTAATGTGAAAGTTGTTGACTAG
- a CDS encoding M20/M25/M40 family metallo-hydrolase — MNYKLKKRINLLIYSLLLTTLVYGQSADEQQFQKIYEAALSEGKAYDWLNYLSNQIGGRLSGSIQAQQAVDYTKLQLDSLGLDRVWLQPVMVPKWVRGTPEFAYFETTPGVTTNVPLTALGGSVATPQKGIKAGVIEVQGIEDLAVLGEAGIKGKIVFFNRPMDPTLINTFSAYSGAVDQRGQGATEAAKYGALGVIVRSMNLRLDDFPHTGGMRYGDLPKEEWIPAAAISTNAADLLSTSLKLNPEIKFYFKQNCKQFDDVESYNVIGEIKGTTHPEEYIVVGGHLDSWDLGDGSHDDGAGCVQSMEVLRILKKTGYKPKRTIRVVLFMNEENGLRGGHKYAEEAERNNENHIFALESDSGGFTPRGFSFDSSDAEFERVKAWQELFEPYLVHMFISGGSGADIGPLKNESIVMAGLRPDSQRYFDYHHAANDTFEHVNRRELELGAAAMTGLVYLFDKYGTLGTQ, encoded by the coding sequence ATGAATTACAAATTGAAAAAGAGAATTAACCTCCTCATTTACTCCCTCTTATTAACTACATTGGTTTATGGCCAAAGTGCCGATGAGCAGCAGTTTCAAAAAATATATGAAGCGGCCCTATCGGAAGGTAAGGCCTATGATTGGTTAAATTATCTCTCAAACCAAATTGGGGGGCGCTTATCCGGTTCCATTCAGGCTCAACAGGCGGTGGACTATACCAAATTACAATTGGATTCCCTGGGTCTGGACCGTGTATGGTTGCAGCCCGTAATGGTGCCAAAATGGGTTAGAGGTACACCTGAGTTTGCCTATTTTGAGACCACTCCGGGGGTTACCACAAATGTACCCCTTACCGCGCTGGGAGGATCGGTAGCAACACCTCAAAAGGGGATTAAGGCTGGAGTAATAGAGGTGCAAGGAATTGAGGATTTAGCAGTTTTAGGCGAAGCCGGCATCAAAGGAAAGATTGTTTTTTTTAACCGACCAATGGATCCCACTTTAATCAATACTTTTTCCGCCTATTCGGGAGCGGTAGACCAAAGGGGACAGGGCGCGACCGAGGCAGCCAAATATGGTGCTCTTGGCGTAATTGTGCGTTCCATGAATTTGCGTTTAGACGATTTTCCACATACTGGTGGCATGCGTTACGGGGACTTACCAAAGGAAGAATGGATACCCGCCGCCGCCATAAGTACTAATGCGGCAGATTTGTTAAGCACTTCGCTAAAATTGAACCCGGAAATCAAATTCTATTTCAAACAAAACTGTAAGCAATTTGACGATGTGGAATCCTATAACGTAATCGGCGAAATAAAAGGAACTACACATCCGGAAGAATATATTGTAGTAGGCGGACATCTAGATTCTTGGGATTTGGGTGATGGTTCCCATGATGATGGGGCCGGTTGCGTTCAGAGTATGGAGGTTTTGAGGATTTTAAAGAAAACTGGATACAAGCCTAAACGAACCATTAGGGTAGTCCTTTTTATGAATGAGGAAAATGGTCTTAGGGGTGGACATAAATATGCCGAAGAGGCTGAAAGGAACAATGAAAACCACATATTTGCACTTGAAAGCGACTCTGGGGGATTTACCCCACGAGGTTTTTCATTTGATAGCTCGGATGCTGAATTTGAACGGGTTAAGGCATGGCAAGAGCTCTTTGAGCCTTATTTAGTGCATATGTTCATTAGCGGAGGAAGTGGTGCCGATATCGGTCCTTTAAAAAATGAAAGTATTGTGATGGCAGGTTTACGCCCGGATTCGCAGCGGTATTTTGATTATCACCACGCTGCTAACGATACTTTTGAGCATGTAAATAGACGGGAATTGGAACTTGGGGCTGCGGCCATGACAGGTTTGGTTTATCTTTTTGATAAGTACGGAACCTTAGGGACTCAATAG
- a CDS encoding mechanosensitive ion channel family protein, producing the protein MVQEQTEKIKEIIEDDIWGNIKEFLDLGFHYGEGEKSIHITIGLLLLLTAAFIITSFFLKWIRKFFTRKMETDDKLKFVSIFKFIKYVVYIVVILFTMSAAGINITILITASAALFVGLGLALQELFQDIIGGIFIILDKSLRVGDVVEVDSRVGKVFEIKLRTTRAITRDDKIIIIPNHKFISDIVYNYTQNHKTTRETVMVGVSYGSNVELVTKILEDVVSDQRAVLKSPKPFVMFEDFGDSALLFSINFFVNDSFTVQRVKSEIRYKIDAEFRNNKVTIPFPQRDVHIFQQGPFQHSNVKNSEKEWGLGDD; encoded by the coding sequence ATGGTCCAAGAGCAAACAGAAAAAATAAAGGAAATTATAGAAGATGATATTTGGGGCAATATCAAGGAATTTCTGGATTTAGGCTTCCATTACGGGGAAGGCGAAAAGTCCATTCACATTACTATTGGTCTACTTTTGCTCTTGACCGCAGCATTCATAATAACAAGTTTCTTCTTAAAGTGGATCCGAAAGTTCTTCACCAGAAAAATGGAAACCGATGATAAATTGAAGTTTGTAAGTATCTTCAAATTCATCAAGTATGTAGTCTATATAGTGGTCATCCTGTTCACCATGAGTGCGGCAGGAATTAATATTACAATACTTATTACTGCTTCTGCGGCTCTCTTTGTAGGATTAGGTCTTGCGTTACAAGAGCTTTTCCAAGATATTATAGGTGGAATTTTTATCATACTTGATAAATCCCTTAGGGTGGGTGATGTGGTGGAGGTTGATAGTAGAGTGGGTAAGGTCTTTGAAATTAAATTAAGAACCACTAGGGCAATCACTAGGGACGATAAGATAATTATTATACCAAACCATAAGTTTATAAGCGATATTGTTTATAACTATACGCAAAACCATAAAACCACTAGGGAGACTGTAATGGTAGGTGTTTCGTATGGTAGCAACGTGGAACTGGTGACCAAAATATTGGAAGATGTGGTAAGCGATCAACGTGCGGTTCTTAAAAGCCCCAAACCTTTTGTGATGTTCGAGGATTTTGGAGATTCAGCACTTTTATTTTCTATTAATTTCTTCGTAAATGATAGTTTCACTGTACAAAGGGTCAAAAGTGAAATTAGGTATAAGATTGATGCGGAATTTAGAAACAATAAGGTCACTATTCCTTTCCCACAAAGAGATGTACATATTTTTCAACAAGGACCATTTCAGCATAGCAATGTCAAAAATTCGGAGAAGGAATGGGGACTAGGGGACGATTAG
- a CDS encoding YfiT family bacillithiol transferase encodes MENLDDLRYPIGHFECPENISQTHISDWIETLETLPKRLENLVQHFSVEHLETPYRPGGWTVRQVVHHIADSHHHSYTRFKWALTEEQPLIKAYEEKDWSNLFDARTAPIQLSLDHIKALHAKLVYLLKGLSPENMKSFYIHPEGKVKVTVAENIGKYAWHSNHHYAHIKNLAKRMGW; translated from the coding sequence ATGGAAAATTTGGATGATTTAAGATATCCCATTGGGCATTTCGAGTGTCCCGAAAATATCTCGCAAACGCATATTTCGGATTGGATAGAAACCTTGGAGACATTACCAAAGCGATTGGAAAACCTTGTACAACATTTTTCAGTGGAGCACCTGGAAACACCTTACAGACCTGGGGGATGGACAGTTAGGCAAGTTGTGCATCATATTGCGGACAGCCACCATCACAGCTATACGCGGTTTAAATGGGCGCTCACGGAGGAGCAGCCGCTAATTAAGGCCTATGAGGAAAAGGATTGGAGTAATCTTTTTGATGCCCGCACGGCCCCGATTCAACTATCCTTGGATCACATAAAAGCACTACATGCCAAGTTGGTCTATCTGCTAAAAGGACTTTCTCCTGAAAACATGAAGTCTTTCTACATTCATCCAGAAGGAAAAGTAAAAGTAACCGTTGCTGAAAATATTGGAAAATATGCTTGGCACAGTAATCATCACTATGCACATATTAAAAATTTGGCCAAACGGATGGGGTGGTAG
- a CDS encoding peroxiredoxin, with protein sequence MATIRLGDKAPDFTADSSMGTINLYDYLGDKWGILFSHPADFTPVCTTELGTAAKFKEEFDKRNVKMLALSVDGAASHAKWIKDINEVQNTTVNFPIIADEDKKVSRLYDMIHPNADDNLTVRSVFIIAPDKTVKLMLTYPASTGRNFYELLRVVDSLQLTAYHKVATPANWENGQDVVVSPSISTDDAKEMFKKGVTEIKPYLRMTPDPVS encoded by the coding sequence ATGGCAACAATACGACTGGGCGACAAAGCCCCTGATTTTACTGCGGATAGCTCTATGGGAACTATCAATTTGTATGACTATTTAGGAGACAAATGGGGAATCCTCTTTTCACATCCCGCGGATTTCACTCCTGTCTGCACCACCGAACTTGGGACGGCGGCCAAATTTAAAGAAGAGTTTGATAAACGTAATGTAAAGATGTTGGCACTTAGTGTAGATGGTGCTGCTTCCCATGCCAAGTGGATCAAAGACATTAATGAAGTTCAGAATACTACCGTAAACTTTCCTATAATCGCGGACGAGGATAAAAAGGTATCCCGTCTTTATGATATGATACACCCCAATGCGGATGACAATCTTACGGTACGTTCCGTTTTTATAATTGCACCGGACAAGACCGTAAAACTTATGTTAACCTATCCTGCTTCCACTGGAAGGAATTTTTATGAACTGTTGCGGGTCGTAGATTCCTTACAACTTACTGCCTATCATAAAGTAGCAACTCCTGCAAATTGGGAAAATGGTCAGGATGTTGTTGTAAGTCCTTCAATTTCCACAGATGATGCAAAAGAAATGTTCAAAAAAGGAGTAACGGAAATTAAACCCTATTTAAGAATGACTCCAGATCCTGTATCCTAA
- a CDS encoding ABC transporter permease, producing the protein MNKLLLIIRREYLAKVRNKSFVVMTFLSPLLMVGMIVLIAYLTNLNDNEKRIIAVLNESNFFSNEFLSSETTSFVKYKDLTLEEAKDSTLQMGYYGLVYIPDEDSLEKVTQRAFLYSKDAPSMSILERLERIFKERLREERLRELGISAADYAEMDSEYQLNISTFDGDENLKGINEIKAIIGGGFGYLIMMFIIIYGGFVMRSVIEEKTSRIIEVIISSVKPFQLMLGKIVGTALAGITQFLIWIICGTILLFVALAIFDIDPSVLSNGSAATMGSGVPGAIPSMDMTTQLYAQELFEIPIVMLLVFFVIYFILGYFIYSSIYAAIGAAVDNETDTQQFIFPIILPLMLAIYVGFFSVFSNPNGPIAVGFSLFPLTSPIVMMMRLPGGIGDGGVPVWQLAASILFLIATFIGIVWLASKIYRVGILMYGKKPSYKELLKWIKY; encoded by the coding sequence ATGAATAAGCTACTTCTAATTATCAGAAGGGAATATTTAGCAAAAGTGCGTAATAAATCCTTCGTTGTAATGACGTTTTTGAGCCCGCTATTGATGGTTGGGATGATTGTACTTATTGCTTACTTAACCAATCTCAACGATAACGAAAAAAGGATAATCGCTGTTTTGAACGAGAGCAATTTCTTTTCCAATGAATTTCTATCTTCAGAAACCACATCCTTCGTAAAATACAAAGATTTGACGTTGGAAGAAGCTAAGGATTCTACCTTACAAATGGGCTACTATGGACTTGTCTATATTCCCGATGAAGACAGTTTGGAAAAAGTGACGCAAAGAGCGTTCTTATACAGTAAGGATGCGCCAAGCATGTCTATTTTAGAAAGGCTAGAACGCATATTTAAGGAACGTTTACGGGAAGAGCGTCTTCGGGAACTGGGTATTTCGGCTGCCGACTATGCCGAAATGGATAGCGAATATCAATTAAATATTTCTACGTTTGACGGGGACGAAAACCTAAAAGGAATAAATGAGATAAAGGCTATTATTGGTGGTGGGTTCGGGTATTTAATTATGATGTTCATTATCATCTACGGTGGTTTTGTGATGCGCAGCGTTATCGAGGAAAAAACAAGCCGAATTATTGAAGTGATTATTTCTTCGGTAAAACCTTTTCAATTAATGCTTGGAAAGATTGTGGGTACTGCTTTAGCAGGCATTACTCAGTTTTTGATCTGGATTATCTGTGGTACAATTTTATTGTTCGTTGCCTTGGCCATTTTTGATATAGATCCGTCAGTACTTTCAAACGGAAGCGCGGCAACTATGGGTTCCGGTGTTCCAGGAGCAATTCCATCCATGGATATGACGACCCAATTGTATGCGCAGGAATTATTTGAAATCCCCATTGTAATGCTGCTTGTATTCTTTGTGATTTATTTTATCCTAGGCTATTTTATCTACAGTTCCATATATGCGGCCATTGGCGCTGCGGTAGATAATGAGACCGATACGCAACAATTTATTTTTCCAATAATACTACCCCTAATGCTTGCAATCTATGTGGGTTTCTTTTCAGTGTTCAGTAATCCCAATGGTCCTATTGCCGTTGGCTTTTCTCTTTTTCCACTTACATCCCCCATCGTGATGATGATGCGGCTACCAGGGGGCATTGGTGATGGAGGGGTCCCCGTGTGGCAATTGGCGGCGTCAATTCTATTTTTAATAGCTACCTTTATTGGTATTGTTTGGTTGGCCTCAAAAATTTATAGGGTAGGGATATTAATGTACGGTAAAAAGCCAAGCTATAAGGAATTATTAAAGTGGATTAAGTATTAG
- a CDS encoding ABC transporter ATP-binding protein, whose product MNNILVTQQVTKQFGNHTALKNVSLEIPKNSIYGLLGPNGAGKTTLIRIINQITYPDQGKVFFDGEPLKPHHIAQIGYLPEERGLYKSMKVGEQALYLAQLKGLSKQDAKAKLKYWFERLDIGDWWNKKIQELSKGMAQKIQFIVTVLHEPKLLIFDEPFSGFDPINANIIKDEILKLKDSGTSIIFSTHRMESVEELCEYIALIHQSEKILDGKLSKIKKAYKNNIYDVILEPKSIDLIIELKEKFQILSSDYDQVEKRLNFSIQLGSSDSSSLLGYLSSRSMVSSFTETVPSANEIFIRTVQSKGVLHE is encoded by the coding sequence ATGAATAATATTTTGGTAACTCAACAGGTCACCAAACAATTTGGAAACCATACTGCATTAAAGAATGTTTCTCTAGAAATTCCCAAAAACAGTATTTACGGCCTTTTGGGACCTAACGGTGCCGGTAAAACTACCTTAATCCGTATTATAAATCAAATTACTTACCCAGACCAGGGTAAAGTCTTTTTTGATGGTGAACCGTTAAAACCACACCACATTGCTCAAATAGGTTACCTTCCTGAAGAACGGGGTTTGTACAAAAGTATGAAGGTGGGTGAGCAAGCACTTTATTTGGCGCAACTAAAGGGGCTTTCTAAACAAGACGCCAAAGCTAAATTGAAGTACTGGTTTGAGCGACTGGATATTGGAGATTGGTGGAACAAAAAAATACAGGAACTTTCCAAAGGAATGGCTCAAAAAATCCAGTTTATCGTTACTGTCCTGCACGAGCCCAAATTGCTCATTTTTGATGAACCTTTTAGTGGATTCGACCCCATTAACGCTAATATAATCAAGGATGAAATCCTAAAACTGAAAGATAGCGGGACTTCTATTATCTTTTCAACACATCGCATGGAGTCGGTAGAGGAACTTTGTGAATATATTGCCTTGATTCATCAATCGGAAAAAATCTTGGATGGCAAGCTGTCGAAAATAAAAAAGGCATATAAGAATAACATCTATGATGTAATCTTGGAACCAAAAAGCATTGATTTAATAATTGAACTAAAGGAAAAATTTCAGATTTTATCCTCTGATTACGATCAAGTAGAAAAACGATTGAATTTTTCCATACAACTAGGGTCTAGTGATTCCAGCTCGTTGCTTGGCTATTTGAGCTCTAGGTCAATGGTTAGCAGTTTTACGGAGACCGTACCTTCAGCTAACGAAATTTTTATCAGAACTGTACAAAGCAAAGGCGTTCTACATGAATAA